One Malus domestica chromosome 11, GDT2T_hap1 genomic region harbors:
- the LOC103429844 gene encoding heterogeneous nuclear ribonucleoprotein 1 isoform X2, translating into MGSKSNPGHSHSGDGASPGKIFIGGLAKDTTYATFTKHFGKYGEIVDSVIMKDRFTGTPRGFGFITYADPSVVDTVIEETHVINGKEVEIKRTIPKGQGQSKDFRTKKIFVGGIPSSVSEDELKSFFSEYGKVVEHQIIRDHETNRSRGFGFVIFDNEEVVDELLSKGNMIDMAGTQVEIKKAEPKKASNPPSAPAYGSNSRARSFNDGFGGYGSSYGGFDGGFGPGPYRTPGGLGGRYGGGYGYGYGSDSGEFGSGYGSFGSSSLGGYRGESSLGYSSRFGPYGGGYGGGYGASGLGGYGRGGEGYGSYGGSNYGGGGYDSYPGATYGGGAGGPYGRGGYNSSSRYHPYGR; encoded by the exons AAAGATCTTCATTGGTGGATTAGCAAAAGACACTACATATG CTACGTTTACCAAGCACTTTGGGAAATATGGAGAGATAGTGGACTCAGTGATAATGAAAGATCGCTTCACCGGTACCCCTAGGGGCTTTGGGTTTATAACCTACGCCGATCCATCAGTTGTTGATACAGTTATTGAGGAAACTCATGTTATCAATGGAAAGGAG GTTGAGATCAAGAGAACCATTCCGAAAGGTCAAGGGCAATCAAAGGATTTTAGGACAAAGAAGATATTTGTGGGTGGCATTCCATCATCCGTCTCTGAGG ATGAGTTGAAAAGTTTCTTCTCTGAGTATGGGAAAGTGGTAGAACACCAGATCATACGAGATCATGAGACCAATCGGTCTCGAGGCTTTgggtttgtaatttttgacaaTGAGGAAGTTGTAGATGAATTGTTATCTAAAGGAAACATGATTGATATGGCGGGTACCCAG GTGGAGATCAAGAAAGCTGAACCAAAGAAAGCCTCAAATCCACCATCTGCTCCTGCATATGGTAGCAATTCTAGGGCTCGTTCTTTTAATGATGGCTTTGGTGGATATGGCAGTTCTTATGGTGGTTTTGATGGAGGGTTTGGCCCTGGACCCTATAGGACACCAGGTGGTCTTGGTGGTAGATATGGTGGTGGTTATGGCTACGGTTATGGTAGCGATAGTGGCGAATTTGGCAGTGGTTATGGTAGTTTTGGCAGCAGTAGCTTAGGTGGCTATCGTGGTGAGTCTTCTCTTGGTTATTCTAGCCGCTTTGGACCATACGGTGGTGGTTATGGTGGGGGCTATGGTGCAAGTGGTTTAGGTGGTTATGGCCGTGGTGGTGAAGGCTATGGAAGTTACGGAGGTTCAAACTATGGTGGTGGTGGCTATGACTCTTATCCTGGTGCTACTTATGGTGGAGGAGCAGGTGGACCATATGGAAGGGGGGGATATAATAGCAGTAGTCGGTACCACCCCTATGGAAGGTAG
- the LOC103429846 gene encoding pentatricopeptide repeat-containing protein At3g61360-like, translated as MLHLTRLKISNQLTEIPQKLNFSVINALKLSSQIHPLSESSIEIDTITRIINNHPYPDQPLQPTLLQRIPPQVLSTSFVENVLGHLFAAHSNGLKALEFFNYFLSHSQLCPSSDAFEKMLHILTRMRYFDKAWELMAKISRMHPSLLTLKSMSIILSKIAKFKSYEDVLEAFEKLENDIFAERKFGTDEFNVLLRAFCTERQMKEARSVFMKMRSRFPPNTKTMNILLLGFKESGDITAIELFYHELVKRGFKPNSITYNIRIDAYCKKGCFADGLRLFEGMERENLSPTLETITTLIHGAGVVRNPIKARQLFDEIRLRNLLPDTGSYNALMSSLIRSRHLKSAVALMDEMEENHIEQDDMTYHTIFSGLMRTSDIEGVSRLYHKMVDRSFVPKTRTVVMILKFFCVNHQLDLGLHLWRYLVEKGYCPHSHALDLLVTGLCSRGRVNEAFECSTQMVGRGRHMSEASFRTLESLLLQEGEMDKLRKLKQMIKKLQNMLPQVKGHTIADPALSDTEL; from the coding sequence AATACATCCGTTGTCAGAATCCAGCATTGAAATTGATACAATCACCAGAATAATTAACAACCATCCTTACCCTGATCAACCACTTCAACCGACTCTTCTCCAGCGCATCCCACCACAAGTTCTTTCCACCAGTTTTGTGGAGAACGTTCTTGGTCACCTTTTCGCAGCCCATTCCAATGGTCTTAAAGCCCTTGAATTCTTCAACTATTTCCTCAGTCATTCCCAGTTATGTCCAAGCTCAGACGCTTTTGAAAAGATGCTGCACATCCTTACCAGGATGCGTTATTTTGATAAAGCGTGGGAGTTGATGGCAAAAATAAGCAGGATGCACCCTTCCTTGCTTACCCTTAAGTCAATGAGCATCATTCTGTCAAAAATAGCAAAATTCAAATCGTATGAAGATGTCCTTGAAGCATTTGAAAAATTGGAGAATGATATTTTCGCTGAGAGGAAGTTTGGTACTGATGAGTTCAATGTACTCCTCAGAGCATTTTGCACAGAAAGGCAGATGAAAGAGGCACGTTCAGTGTTCATGAAGATGCGTTCTCGCTTTCCACCCAACACGAAGACCATGAACATTTTGCTCCTAGGGTTCAAGGAATCAGGAGATATTACTGCAATAGAACTCTTCTACCATGAACTGGTTAAAAGAGGCTTTAAGCCAAATAGTATAACTTATAACATTAGAATTGATGCTTACTGTAAAAAAGGTTGCTTCGCTGATGGATTGAGACTTTTTGAAGGAATGGAACGGGAAAACTTGTCACCTACGTTGGAAACAATCACTACACTGATCCATGGAGCAGGGGTTGTTCGAAATCCAATCAAGGCACGGCAGTTATTTGATGAGATTCGCTTGAGAAACTTGCTTCCAGACACTGGCTCTTATAATGCTTTGATGAGTTCACTTATTAGATCAAGACATCTGAAGTCAGCGGTCGCCTTGATGGATGAGATGGAAGAGAATCATATTGAGCAGGACGATATGACATACCACACCATATTCTCTGGCTTGATGAGGACGTCTGATATTGAAGGCGTTTCTAGGCTATATCACAAAATGGTTGATAGAAGTTTCGTGCCCAAAACACGAACGGTTGTGATGATATTAAAATTTTTCTGTGTAAACCATCAGCTTGATTTGGGTTTGCATTTGTGGCGATACCTAGTGGAGAAAGGATATTGTCCTCACAGTCATGCATTGGACCTTCTGGTAACGGGATTGTGCTCCCGGGGTAGGGTAAACGAAGCTTTTGAGTGCTCTACACAAATGGTGGGGAGGGGTAGACATATGAGCGAAGCATCGTTTCGGACATTGGAGAGCTTGCTGCTTCAGGAAGGTGAGATGGACAAGCTGAGGAAGCTGAAGCAGATGATAAAGAAACTGCAGAACATGTTGCCCCAAGTAAAAGGGCATACCATTGCAGATCCTGCACTTTCAGACACAGAGTTGTAG
- the LOC103447191 gene encoding oligopeptide transporter 1-like — translation MGTYVEDGVPHEGKLQSNVDVIDDEVNDSPIEQVRLTVPITDDPSEPTLTFRTWVLGIISCSVLAFVNQFFGYRQNQLYVSSVSAQILVLPLGKLMAATLPKRRIRLPFRNWSFSLNPGPFNLKEHVLITIFANSGSNSVYAVNIITIVMAFYHRPMHPAAAFLLAQTTQMLGYGWAGLFRKYLVDSPYMWWPSNLVQVSLFRALHEKEKRPKGGRTRLQFFFMVFICSFAYYIVPSFLFPSISAFSFVCWIYKDSITAQQIGSGMHGLGIGSFGLDWSTVAGFLGSPLATPGFATINILIGFVLIVYIVTPIAYWNNAYDAQKFPIITSHTFDSTGQSYNISRVLDQKNFDINMVGYNGYSKLYLSTFFAFSYGLSFATLTATISHVALFHGRTIWKMWKKTTSAVKDQIGDIHTRLMKKNYDAVPQWWFQIILVSMVALAIFTCEGFGKQLQLPWWGVLMACGIALFFTLPIGIIQATTNQQPGLNVITELLIGYIYPGKPVANVAFKTYGYISMSQALNFLGDFKLGHYMKIPPKSMFVVQLVGTLVASSVYFGTSWWLITSIEYICDPAKLPTGSPWTCPGDDVFYNASIIWGVIGPLRMFAGKGVYPEMNWFFLIGLLAPVPIWFLSKKFPNQKWIKLINMPIILGATGSMPPARAVNYLTWLSVGIFFNFYVYRKYKGWWARHNYILSAALDAGVAFTAVLLYFTLQSKNIMGPGWWGLEADDHCPLAECPTAPGVVAKGCPVL, via the exons atgggtacTTATGTAGAGGATGGAGTTCCTCATGAAGGAAAGCTGCAATCAAATGTTGATGTAATTG ATGATGAAGTGAATGACAGCCCAATAGAGCAAGTGAGGCTAACAGTTCCAATAACGGATGACCCTTCAGAGCCGACCTTGACGTTTCGAACATGGGTTCTTGGGATCATTTCATGCTCAGTTCTTGCCTTTGTCAACCAGTTTTTCGGGTATCGCCAGAATCAGCTCTACGTTTCTTCAGTCTCAGCGCAAATTCTTGTCCTGCCTCTTGGGAAGCTGATGGCTGCTACTCTTCCGAAGAGAAGAATCCGACTTCCGTTTAGAAATTGGTCTTTTTCATTGAATCCGGGGCCTTTCAACTTGAAAGAACATGTGTTGATCACTATATTTGCCAACTCAGGATCGAACAGTGTTTACGCTGTTAACATTATCACGATTGTCATGGCTTTCTACCACAGACCAATGCATCCTGCAGCTGCCTTCTTGTTAGCACAAACCACTCAG ATGCTTGGGTATGGATGGGCTGGCCTTTTCAGAAAATACCTTGTTGACTCTCCTTACATGTGGTGGCCTTCAAATCTTGTTCAAGTCTCTCTTTTCAG GGCACTGCACGAAAAGGAAAAGAGACCGAAGGGAGGCCGAACCAGGCTGCAGTTCTTCTTCATGGTTTTCATCTGCAGCTTTGCTTACTACATTGTTCCGAGTTTTCTTTTCCCCTCCATTTCCGCCTTCTCCTTCGTTTGCTGGATATACAAGGACTCCATCACCGCGCAACAGATTGGTTCCGGCATGCATGGCCTTGGCATTGGCTCATTTGGCCTTGATTGGTCCACCGTTGCCGGTTTCTTAGGCAGCCCTTTGGCCACGCCTGGATTCGCAACCATTAACATCTTAATCGGTTTTGTCTTGATTGTCTACATTGTTACCCCCATTGCTTATTGGAACAATGCCTATGATGCTCAAAAGTTTCCGATCATTACGTCTCACACCTTCGACTCCACCGGCCAAAGCTATAACATTTCCAGAGTACTGGATCAGAAAAATTTCGACATTAACATGGTAGGGTACAACGGTTACAGTAAACTCTATCTCAGTACCTTCTTTGCCTTCTCTTATGGACTGAGCTTTGCCACCTTGACGGCTACTATTTCGCACGTTGCTCTCTTCCACGGAAG AACAATCTGGAAGATGTGGAAAAAGACAACTAGTGCAGTGAAAGATCAGATCGGTGACATCCACACCCGACTGATGAAGAAGAACTACGATGCAGTGCCTCAATGGTGGTTTCAAATCATCCTTGTTTCAATGGTTGCTCTTGCTATCTTTACTTGCGAAGGTTTCGGAAAGCAGCTCCAACTTCCATGGTGGGGAGTTTTAATGGCTTGCGGCATTGCCCTATTTTTCACCTTACCTATCGGCATTATTCAAGCCACAACGAACCAG CAACCAGGGCTTAATGTGATCACGGAGCTACTCATTGGGTACATTTATCCGGGGAAGCCTGTTGCTAATGTGGCTTTCAAGACCTATGGATATATCAGTATGTCACAGGCACTCAATTTTCTTGGTGACTTCAAATTAGGCCACTATATGAAGATCCCTCCTAAGTCCATGTTTGTTGTGCAG TTAGTTGGAACGCTAGTAGCTTCAAGTGTCTACTTTGGCACATCCTGGTGGCTTATCACAAGCATCGAGTACATCTGTGATCCAGCGAAGCTGCCAACGGGAAGTCCGTGGACATGCCCGGGAGATGATGTGTTCTACAATGCTTCAATCATATGGGGGGTCATAGGCCCCCTCAGGATGTTCGCAGGCAAAGGTGTCTACCCGGAAATGAACTGGTTCTTCCTCATTGGTTTGCTTGCACCTGTTCCGATTTGGTTCCTCTCCAAAAAATTCCCCAACCAGAAGTGGATTAAGCTCATAAACATGCCGATAATTCTAGGGGCGACAGGCTCCATGCCGCCTGCTAGGGCTGTGAACTACTTGACATGGCTTTCAGTTGGGATTTTCTTCAACTTTTATGTGTACAGAAAGTACAAGGGGTGGTGGGCTAGGCATAACTACATTCTATCTGCTGCTTTGGATGCTGGTGTGGCCTTCACCGCAGTTCTTCTGTATTTCACCCTTCAATCCAAGAATATTATGGGGCCCGGCTGGTGGGGTCTCGAAGCGGATGACCATTGTCCGTTGGCTGAGTGCCCCACGGCGCCAGGTGTAGTTGCCAAAGGCTGTCCGGttctctaa
- the LOC103429849 gene encoding pentatricopeptide repeat-containing protein At5g66520-like, whose amino-acid sequence MLSTVTCLHLPPLNHNTDSHSPQTLTVTHLLHSFASPSELKQLHAHLIKTNSPLTSLPPSRIAFVCSLNPSFSYARKLFQHLETPETEAWNSCLKAFAEGNDPIDAILLFNQLQSFCVSPDSFTLSFVLKACTRLLDVSKGRGIHGYVEKLGFQSNLFLMNMILNLYTLCGGERDARLVFDKMPQRDVVTWNIMITQLVKRGEIKGAYDLFSQMPGRSVRSWTLMISGFVQCGKPKEAIGLFLEMEEAGVRPNEVTVVAVLAACADLGDLDLGGRIHEYSNQSGFSRNVRVSNTLIEMYVKCGCLEDACKVFDGMKERTVVSWSAMIAGLAMHGQAEEALGLFSEMIEKGMDPNDVTFVGLLHACSHIGFVDQGREFFTSMTNDYGIVPKIEHYGCMVDLLSRAGLLQEAHEFIINMPIKPNSVVWGALLGGCKVHKNIELAEEATKHLSELDPLNDGYYVVLSNIYAEAQRWEDTARVRKLMRDRGVKKTPGWSSITLDGVVYEFVAGDETHPQAQEIVQMWEKLVEKMKLKGYVPNTSVVLLDIEEDQKEKFLYRHSEKLALVFGLINTLPGTPIRIMKNLRVCEDCHAAFKLISAIVDREIVVRDRNRFHCFKDGSCSCKDYWNLGQIFMCSAGHDCFFVFSPKD is encoded by the exons ATGCTTTCAACGGTCACTTGCCTCCATCTTCCTCCTCTTAACCACAATACAGACTCTCACTCTCCCCAAACCCTCACAGTAACCCACCTCCTCCACAGCTTTGCCTCCCCATCCGAGCTCAAACAACTCCACGCCCACCTCATCAAAACCAACTCTCCTCTCacttccctccctccctctcgaATCGCCTTCGTTTGCTCTCTCAACCCCAGCTTCTCCTATGCCCGGAAACTCTTCCAACATCTTGAAACCCCCGAGACGGAAGCCTGGAACTCGTGCCTGAAAGCCTTCGCTGAAGGCAACGACCCCATTGATGCAATTCTGCTTTTTAACCAGTTGCAGAGCTTTTGTGTTTCGCCGGATAGTTTTACGCTTTCTTTCGTTCTGAAGGCGTGTACACGTTTGTTGGATGTTTCCAAAGGCAGAGGAATACATGGGTATGTAGAGAAACTTGGGTTTCAGTCGAATTTGTTTCTGATGAATATGATTCTGAATTTGTATACTTTGTGTGGCGGAGAGCGAGATGCGCGGTTGGTGTTTGATAAAATGCCGCAGAGGGATGTTGTGACGTGGAATATAATGATAACCCAGTTGGTAAAGAGGGGTGAAATTAAGGGGGCGTATGACTTGTTTTCGCAGATGCCCGGTAGAAGTGTGAGGTCATGGACGTTGATGATTTCGGGGTTTGTTCAATGCGGGAAGCCTAAGGAGGCTATTGGTTTGTTTTTGGAGATGGAAGAGGCTGGCGTGAGGCCAAATGAGGTGACCGTAGTGGCTGTTCTTGCTGCATGTGCTGATTTGGGGGACTTGGATTTGGGTGGGAGAATTCATGAGTACTCGAACCAAAGTGGGTTTAGCAGAAATGTTCGTGTTTCCAATACTTTGATTGAAATGTATGTCAAATGTGGATGCTTGGAGGATGCCTGTAAGGTTTTCGATGGGATGAAAGAGCGAACGGTTGTTTCATGGTCAGCGATGATTGCAGGGCTTGCCATGCATGGACAAGCTGAGGAAGCTTTGGGACTTTTCTCTGAGATGATTGAGAAAGGCATGGATCCGAATGATGTAACCTTTGTCGGACTGTTGCATGCTTGTAGCCACATAGGGTTTGTGGATCAGGGTCGTGAATTCTTCACCAGCATGACTAACGACTATGGTATAGTTCCTAAAATTGAGCACTACGGTTGCATGGTTGATCTTTTGAGTAGGGCAGGGCTCCTTCAAGAGGCTCACGAGTTTATCATTAACATGCCTATCAAGCCCAATAGCGTCGTATGGGGAGCTCTCCTTGGCGGATGCAAAGTTCACAAAAACATTGAACTGGCtgaagaagcaacaaagcaCCTTTCTGAATTAGATCCACTTAATGATGGATACTATGTGGTTTTGTCAAACATTTATGCAGAAGCACAACGGTGGGAAGACACAGCGAGAGTGAGAAAGTTAATGAGGGATCGAGGTGTGAAGAAGACTCCCGGCTGGAGTTCAATCACACTGGATGGAGTAGTTTATGAGTTTGTTGCCGGGGATGAAACCCATCCGCAAGCTCAGGAGATTGTCCAAATGTGGGAGAAACTAGTTGAGAAAATGAAGCTGAAGGGTTATGTGCCTAACACCTCGGTTGTTCTGCTAGACATAGAAGAGGACCAGAAGGAAAAATTTCTCTATCGTCACAGCGAGAAACTAGCACTGGTTTTCGGGTTGATCAACACATTACCTGGAACACCAATTCGAATTATGAAGAATCTTCGTGTTTGTGAGGACTGTCATGCTGCTTTCAAACTTATATCAGCAATTGTTGATAGGGAGATTGTTGTACGTGACCGGAATCGGTTCCATTGTTTCAAAGATGGTTCTTGCTCCTGCAAGGATTACTG GAATCTTGGACAAATCTTCATGTGCAGTGCAGGACATGACTGCTTCTTTGTTTTTTCCCCTAAAGATTAA
- the LOC103447188 gene encoding ER membrane protein complex subunit 8/9 homolog, with protein sequence MGGELRYEIAQNAYIKLVLHALKHKTSAVNGILLGRVSPQNDVVEITDSVPLFHSHIGLLPQLEISLILIEEHFAAKGVSIVGYFHANERFDDHELGGIAKNVGDHIYRYLPQAAILLLDNRKLESLSKTKDRSPVVQIYTKDASRTWKLVGSDGNQLTIKEPSANVVLLDYISTEKWQDVVDFDDHLDDISKDWLNPELFK encoded by the exons ATGGGCGGCGAGTTACGCTACGAGATCGCACAAAATGCCTACATAAAGCTGGTGCTCCACGCTCTCAAGCACAAGACCTCTGCCGTCAACGGCATCCTCCTCGGCCGCGTCTCCCCTCAGAACGACGTCGTCGAGATCACCGACTCCGTCCCTCTCTTTCACTCCCACATCGGCCTCCTCCCCCAGCTCGAGATCTCCCTCATCCTG ATAGAGGAGCACTTTGCTGCTAAAGGAGTGAGCATTGTGGGGTATTTCCACGCTAACGAGAGGTTCGACGATCACGAGCTCGGTGGCATCGCGAAGAATGTCGGCGATCACATTTATCGCTACCTTCCTCAAGCCGCAATTCTTTTG CTGGATAACAGGAAGCTTGAATCTTTGTCGAAGACTAAGGACCGTAGCCCGGTAGTGCAG ATCTACACGAAGGATGCGTCAAGGACTTGGAAGCTAGTTGGATCTGATGGAAACCAGTTGACCATCAAGGAGCCATCAGCAAATGTTGTTCTACTGGATTATATCTCAACTGAAAAATGGCAGGATGTTGTAGATTTTGACGATCACCTTGATGACATTAGCAA GGACTGGCTGAACCCAGAACTATTCAAGTAA
- the LOC103429844 gene encoding heterogeneous nuclear ribonucleoprotein 1 isoform X1, with product MGSKSNPGHPHSGDGASPGKIFIGGLAKDTTYATFTKHFGKYGEIVDSVIMKDRFTGTPRGFGFITYADPSVVDTVIEETHVINGKEVEIKRTIPKGQGQSKDFRTKKIFVGGIPSSVSEDELKSFFSEYGKVVEHQIIRDHETNRSRGFGFVIFDNEEVVDELLSKGNMIDMAGTQVEIKKAEPKKASNPPSAPAYGSNSRARSFNDGFGGYGSSYGGFDGGFGPGPYRTPGGLGGRYGGGYGYGYGSDSGEFGSGYGSFGSSSLGGYRGESSLGYSSRFGPYGGGYGGGYGASGLGGYGRGGEGYGSYGGSNYGGGGYDSYPGATYGGGAGGPYGRGGYNSSSRYHPYGR from the exons ATGGGTTCGAAGTCGAATCCCGGCCATCCTCACTCAGGCGACGGCGCCAGCCCCGG AAAGATCTTCATTGGTGGATTAGCAAAAGACACTACATATG CTACGTTTACCAAGCACTTTGGGAAATATGGAGAGATAGTGGACTCAGTGATAATGAAAGATCGCTTCACCGGTACCCCTAGGGGCTTTGGGTTTATAACCTACGCCGATCCATCAGTTGTTGATACAGTTATTGAGGAAACTCATGTTATCAATGGAAAGGAG GTTGAGATCAAGAGAACCATTCCGAAAGGTCAAGGGCAATCAAAGGATTTTAGGACAAAGAAGATATTTGTGGGTGGCATTCCATCATCCGTCTCTGAGG ATGAGTTGAAAAGTTTCTTCTCTGAGTATGGGAAAGTGGTAGAACACCAGATCATACGAGATCATGAGACCAATCGGTCTCGAGGCTTTgggtttgtaatttttgacaaTGAGGAAGTTGTAGATGAATTGTTATCTAAAGGAAACATGATTGATATGGCGGGTACCCAG GTGGAGATCAAGAAAGCTGAACCAAAGAAAGCCTCAAATCCACCATCTGCTCCTGCATATGGTAGCAATTCTAGGGCTCGTTCTTTTAATGATGGCTTTGGTGGATATGGCAGTTCTTATGGTGGTTTTGATGGAGGGTTTGGCCCTGGACCCTATAGGACACCAGGTGGTCTTGGTGGTAGATATGGTGGTGGTTATGGCTACGGTTATGGTAGCGATAGTGGCGAATTTGGCAGTGGTTATGGTAGTTTTGGCAGCAGTAGCTTAGGTGGCTATCGTGGTGAGTCTTCTCTTGGTTATTCTAGCCGCTTTGGACCATACGGTGGTGGTTATGGTGGGGGCTATGGTGCAAGTGGTTTAGGTGGTTATGGCCGTGGTGGTGAAGGCTATGGAAGTTACGGAGGTTCAAACTATGGTGGTGGTGGCTATGACTCTTATCCTGGTGCTACTTATGGTGGAGGAGCAGGTGGACCATATGGAAGGGGGGGATATAATAGCAGTAGTCGGTACCACCCCTATGGAAGGTAG